From Oceanipulchritudo coccoides, the proteins below share one genomic window:
- a CDS encoding NUDIX hydrolase — MPDKRISAWERKETSLHADCSVYKILKERWTNERESSHGDFFVMDVGDWAVAMALTERDTIVLVRQFRFGTAGFSWELPAGVVDPGEDPVEGGLRELYEESGYKGKSTKLLGMVHPNPAIQRNCCHFVLVEGAERVDGGDPGPHEFFDVEEVPLNTLFDWARDGTITHGIVHAALFFLRDHLLESGYKPSELGVR; from the coding sequence ACGGAAGGAGACTTCCCTCCATGCGGATTGTTCGGTTTACAAGATCCTGAAGGAACGCTGGACCAATGAGCGCGAGTCTTCCCATGGAGACTTTTTTGTCATGGACGTGGGCGACTGGGCCGTTGCGATGGCCTTGACGGAACGCGATACGATTGTCCTTGTACGGCAGTTTCGTTTTGGGACCGCCGGTTTTTCATGGGAGCTGCCCGCCGGCGTGGTTGATCCCGGAGAGGATCCGGTCGAAGGTGGTTTGCGTGAATTGTACGAGGAAAGTGGATACAAGGGAAAATCAACCAAGCTCCTTGGGATGGTACATCCCAATCCGGCGATTCAACGAAACTGCTGTCACTTTGTCCTTGTTGAGGGGGCTGAGCGCGTGGATGGCGGCGACCCCGGACCGCATGAGTTTTTTGACGTGGAGGAAGTGCCGCTGAACACCCTGTTTGACTGGGCGCGTGACGGGACGATCACCCATGGAATTGTGCATGCCGCGCTGTTCTTCCTGCGCGACCACCTCTTGGAGAGCGGTTACAAGCCGAGCGAGCTGGGTGTCAGGTAA
- the sixA gene encoding phosphohistidine phosphatase SixA, producing the protein MKLFLMRHAHADYGPPDPERTLSGRGQECAQQMASFAMERGFFDFEEIWCSPYERARQTAEPFLNNSKGTLKIHYMDKLVPHGDPADLYKRLKKQESSVLIVGHNPHLSILASALIGIDRERSYLPFKKGALMVLKREEFTQSGFCLQAYLTPSSLGL; encoded by the coding sequence ATGAAACTGTTCCTCATGCGACATGCCCACGCCGATTACGGCCCTCCGGATCCGGAACGCACGCTTTCCGGGCGCGGGCAGGAGTGCGCACAACAGATGGCAAGCTTCGCCATGGAAAGGGGCTTTTTCGATTTTGAGGAAATCTGGTGCAGTCCCTATGAACGGGCACGCCAGACCGCTGAGCCCTTTTTAAACAACAGCAAGGGAACATTAAAAATTCACTACATGGACAAGCTTGTCCCGCATGGTGACCCCGCCGATCTCTATAAAAGGCTGAAGAAGCAGGAAAGTTCGGTCCTCATTGTCGGCCACAACCCGCACCTCTCGATTCTCGCAAGTGCCCTGATAGGCATCGACCGTGAGCGCTCTTACCTGCCTTTCAAGAAAGGTGCCCTGATGGTCCTCAAGCGCGAGGAATTTACCCAGAGCGGATTTTGCCTGCAGGCTTACCTGACACCCAGCTCGCTCGGCTTGTAA
- a CDS encoding MATE family efflux transporter, translating into MSGTGYISELRKTLLLATPIMAGHLSQMILGFVDTLMIGRVGVVPLAGAAFSNAVSNILFIGGIGLLTAVSVFVSHAYGAGDRKEAGQVLRRGLIIALSCGILIFGLIRGSFPFLHMLGQPEDVIEAAKPYLFYIGLSIPVALTNICFKNFSEAQNAPWPGFWTGLGAVFLNIFLNWVLIYGNLGMPAMGLEGAGIATLISRFANLFFLVAWLKRDARCRESWPMEWFGSLAWKPVLGMLRLGFPVALQLIMEIGAFGACTLLMGWIGVIEIAAHHIAITYAATTFMIPLGISLAVAIRVGHVIGGGEPHRARTIGFGSIGFGVLLSGVFATFFIVLNVTLVGFFTKDPATVAVASVLIIIAGFFQLFDGVQVLSAGALRGCKDVKVPTYIIFMAYWVIGIPVGSLLAFPMDFGATGIWIGLASGLGAAAIGLLARFALITRGSHMA; encoded by the coding sequence ATGTCCGGGACAGGGTACATCAGTGAGTTGAGGAAGACGTTGTTGTTGGCGACGCCGATCATGGCTGGCCATTTGAGCCAGATGATCCTTGGCTTTGTCGACACCCTGATGATTGGCCGGGTGGGGGTGGTCCCGTTGGCCGGGGCGGCGTTTTCCAATGCCGTGAGCAATATCCTCTTTATCGGTGGGATTGGCCTGCTCACGGCCGTATCCGTGTTTGTCTCGCATGCTTACGGGGCCGGAGACAGGAAAGAAGCCGGACAGGTGCTCAGGCGCGGGCTGATAATCGCCCTTTCCTGCGGGATCCTGATCTTCGGGCTGATCCGGGGAAGCTTTCCTTTTCTTCACATGCTTGGCCAGCCAGAGGATGTGATCGAGGCGGCAAAGCCGTATCTCTTCTACATTGGACTCTCCATTCCCGTCGCCTTGACAAACATTTGTTTCAAGAATTTCTCCGAGGCGCAGAATGCCCCATGGCCGGGCTTCTGGACGGGCTTGGGCGCGGTCTTTCTCAACATTTTCCTGAACTGGGTCCTGATTTACGGCAACCTGGGTATGCCAGCGATGGGTCTGGAGGGAGCGGGGATTGCGACTCTCATCAGCCGATTTGCCAACCTGTTCTTTCTCGTTGCTTGGCTCAAGCGTGATGCTCGCTGTCGCGAGAGCTGGCCGATGGAGTGGTTTGGCTCCCTAGCTTGGAAGCCAGTTCTCGGCATGCTGCGCCTTGGTTTCCCTGTCGCCCTCCAACTGATCATGGAAATTGGGGCCTTTGGAGCATGCACATTGCTCATGGGATGGATCGGAGTCATTGAGATTGCCGCGCACCATATCGCTATTACCTATGCTGCCACCACCTTCATGATTCCCCTCGGAATTTCCCTCGCGGTAGCCATCCGCGTGGGGCATGTCATCGGGGGAGGGGAGCCGCATCGGGCGAGAACCATTGGATTCGGGTCGATCGGGTTTGGCGTGTTGTTGAGTGGTGTGTTCGCGACCTTTTTCATTGTCCTCAATGTGACCTTGGTCGGCTTCTTCACCAAGGATCCTGCAACCGTTGCCGTGGCCTCGGTCCTCATCATTATTGCCGGCTTTTTCCAGTTGTTCGACGGCGTGCAGGTCCTGTCTGCGGGTGCCTTGCGGGGGTGCAAGGATGTGAAAGTCCCCACCTACATCATCTTCATGGCGTACTGGGTTATTGGAATTCCCGTCGGGTCACTGCTGGCCTTCCCCATGGACTTCGGAGCAACGGGAATCTGGATTGGCCTGGCATCCGGACTTGGGGCAGCCGCGATCGGCCTGCTGGCCCGATTTGCCCTGATCACGCGGGGTTCACACATGGCCTGA
- a CDS encoding MFS transporter, translated as MNPQNGKLSILEKVGYGAGDTASNIFYQAFNIVLFYYYTDVWGISPIVVGWIYLGARLWDAINDPLMGIIADRTQTRMGRYRPYLLWLAIPFGLIGFLTFASPGLEGSLKIIYAASTYTVLGMIYTAINVPYSALMGVMTPDTEERTILASYRFVGAFSAALIIGATVRPLANALGGGDEVLGYRLTFALLGGLASLLFIFTFLTTKERLAPEKAGADTRVGRDLKILLKNTPWIIMAFAGFLTLSNVAIRAAVTFHYFKYYVGDTGERYFWWMDLTSFFLSTGSIAFIVGILFTNILRKKFGKRNSLIGMTLLNALVTILFFFISPDNIAVMLIANLLGSFFAGPTPALVWAMYTDVADYGELKYGRRTTGLVFSSAIFAQKMGLMIGGVLSGWILGWVGFVANAEQTPGSLMGIRVMFCFIPGAFAIANGLVLFLYPITEEQVLEMEEELNARREARESGEGAIQPQ; from the coding sequence ATGAACCCCCAAAACGGAAAACTGAGCATCCTTGAGAAGGTGGGCTACGGGGCCGGGGATACGGCCTCGAACATTTTCTACCAGGCATTTAATATAGTCCTGTTTTACTATTATACGGACGTGTGGGGGATCTCACCAATCGTCGTTGGATGGATCTACCTTGGGGCGCGTTTATGGGATGCCATCAATGATCCGCTGATGGGAATCATTGCTGACCGGACCCAGACCCGCATGGGACGCTATCGCCCTTATCTCCTCTGGCTTGCCATCCCATTCGGGCTGATCGGATTCCTGACCTTCGCCAGCCCTGGCCTGGAGGGCAGCTTGAAGATCATTTACGCTGCTTCAACCTACACCGTGTTGGGGATGATCTACACGGCGATCAATGTTCCCTATTCGGCCCTGATGGGAGTCATGACCCCGGATACGGAAGAGAGAACCATCCTGGCCAGCTATCGCTTTGTCGGAGCCTTCAGTGCGGCCTTGATAATCGGGGCAACAGTTCGTCCGTTGGCCAATGCCCTGGGCGGCGGTGACGAGGTTTTGGGTTACCGATTGACCTTTGCCCTTCTTGGCGGGCTCGCTTCGTTGCTCTTTATCTTCACCTTCCTGACGACCAAGGAACGCCTTGCCCCGGAAAAGGCGGGGGCCGATACCCGTGTCGGGCGGGACTTGAAGATTCTCCTCAAGAACACACCCTGGATTATCATGGCGTTCGCCGGGTTCCTGACCCTTTCCAATGTAGCGATCCGTGCCGCGGTGACATTTCACTATTTCAAGTACTACGTTGGGGACACGGGTGAACGGTATTTCTGGTGGATGGATTTGACCTCCTTCTTCCTTTCCACCGGCTCCATAGCGTTCATCGTCGGTATCCTCTTCACCAACATATTGCGGAAGAAATTCGGCAAACGGAACTCCCTGATCGGGATGACTCTCCTGAATGCCTTGGTAACGATACTTTTCTTTTTCATATCGCCGGACAACATTGCGGTGATGTTGATTGCCAATTTGTTGGGGTCTTTCTTTGCCGGCCCGACGCCCGCGCTTGTCTGGGCGATGTATACAGATGTGGCGGATTACGGTGAGCTGAAGTATGGCCGCCGCACAACCGGACTGGTGTTTTCCTCGGCGATATTCGCCCAGAAGATGGGACTGATGATTGGGGGAGTGCTTTCCGGTTGGATCCTCGGCTGGGTCGGCTTTGTGGCCAATGCTGAACAGACTCCAGGATCCCTGATGGGAATCCGGGTCATGTTTTGTTTTATTCCGGGGGCCTTCGCCATCGCCAACGGGCTTGTGCTTTTCCTTTATCCGATCACCGAGGAACAAGTCCTTGAGATGGAAGAGGAACTGAACGCTCGCCGTGAAGCGCGGGAATCCGGCGAAGGTGCGATTCAACCCCAATAG
- a CDS encoding ABC-F family ATP-binding cassette domain-containing protein, with the protein MITIRDLLLRHGERALFNNISTMIGPHDRMGLVGVNGSGKSTFLKVLTGQVEFDSGEIEKPDYVTVGYLPQDGISSHGRSLYEEVESAFEDVLSLQAKIDKASEEMYDLDPEDEAYYELIDMIGEWELQLEDHEPEKMKSRIERILMGLGFETKDFQRDTGEFSGGWQMRIALAKLLLRTPLLLLLDEPTNHLDIISQHWLEGYLSNYHGSLMVISHDRAFLDAITNKTYELKMGNLNVYQGNYSHFEKASAERLATQRKAATTQKKEIARQKEFINRFRSNQKKASMVQSRMKQLDKIEIVEPEREEKKIFFRFPEPPPASHKVVNLKGIHKAYGDIKVFTGLNLELDSGDRIAVVGVNGAGKSTLARLIAGVEKPDAGERETGVNTVIGYFAQHQAEELNPNKTVLEEVESASVGFEQANPRAALGALLFSGEDQKKSVSVLSGGERNRIALAKMLMRPANCIILDEPTNHLDIRSKQVLQEAITLFKGTVILVSHDRSFLDPVVNKVLEVRPDGMRMLTCNVSEYIDRIEKEAGV; encoded by the coding sequence ATGATCACGATCAGGGATTTACTACTTCGGCACGGGGAGCGAGCGCTTTTCAACAACATCTCCACCATGATCGGTCCGCACGACCGCATGGGTTTGGTGGGCGTGAATGGGTCAGGCAAATCAACCTTCCTGAAGGTGCTGACGGGACAGGTGGAATTTGATTCGGGGGAAATCGAGAAGCCGGACTATGTGACGGTTGGGTATCTTCCGCAGGATGGTATTTCGAGCCATGGCCGCAGCCTTTATGAAGAGGTGGAATCGGCCTTTGAGGATGTCCTTTCACTGCAGGCGAAAATCGACAAGGCGAGCGAGGAAATGTACGACCTCGATCCGGAGGATGAGGCGTACTACGAGCTCATCGACATGATCGGGGAATGGGAATTGCAACTCGAAGATCATGAGCCGGAGAAGATGAAGTCGCGGATTGAACGCATCCTCATGGGGCTCGGCTTTGAGACGAAGGATTTCCAGCGCGACACCGGTGAATTTTCGGGTGGTTGGCAAATGCGCATTGCCCTCGCCAAGCTACTCCTGCGGACACCGCTCCTGCTCCTGCTGGATGAACCCACTAATCACTTGGATATTATTTCCCAGCATTGGCTGGAAGGCTACCTTTCGAACTACCATGGTTCCCTGATGGTCATATCGCACGACCGGGCCTTCCTGGATGCGATTACCAACAAGACCTACGAGCTCAAGATGGGCAACCTGAACGTCTATCAGGGCAATTACAGCCATTTTGAAAAGGCCAGTGCCGAGCGACTCGCGACGCAGCGAAAGGCCGCGACCACGCAGAAAAAGGAAATCGCCCGGCAGAAGGAATTTATCAACCGCTTCCGCTCGAACCAGAAGAAGGCGAGTATGGTGCAGAGCCGCATGAAGCAGTTGGACAAGATTGAAATTGTCGAGCCAGAGCGGGAGGAGAAGAAGATTTTCTTCCGCTTTCCGGAGCCACCGCCGGCGAGCCACAAGGTGGTGAACCTGAAAGGGATTCACAAGGCCTACGGTGACATCAAGGTCTTTACCGGGCTCAACCTGGAACTCGACAGCGGCGACCGTATTGCCGTGGTGGGAGTCAATGGCGCGGGGAAGTCCACGCTGGCGCGCCTCATTGCAGGCGTCGAAAAGCCGGATGCCGGTGAGCGCGAAACAGGCGTCAACACGGTCATCGGATACTTTGCCCAGCATCAGGCGGAGGAGCTCAATCCAAACAAGACCGTCCTTGAGGAAGTGGAGTCCGCCTCGGTCGGGTTTGAACAGGCAAATCCCCGGGCAGCGCTTGGGGCGCTGCTGTTCAGTGGGGAAGACCAGAAGAAATCCGTCTCCGTCCTTTCAGGAGGTGAGCGCAACCGCATTGCCCTCGCCAAGATGCTCATGCGCCCGGCCAACTGCATCATTCTGGATGAGCCGACCAATCATTTGGACATCCGCAGCAAGCAGGTCCTCCAGGAGGCGATTACCCTCTTCAAGGGCACCGTCATCCTCGTCAGCCACGATCGCTCCTTCCTTGACCCGGTGGTGAACAAGGTTCTTGAAGTCCGCCCGGACGGCATGCGCATGCTCACTTGTAACGTTTCCGAATACATCGATCGGATTGAGAAGGAAGCTGGCGTCTAG